GATCATCATTACCGGGCTGTTACCCATCTTTACTTTTGAGAAAGTAGAGGGGAAGATGTTTTCGCCACTGGCCTGGACGCTGGGCTTTGCTTTGCTGGGCGCACTTGTGCTGACATTCACCCTGGTGCCAGCGTTGGCAAGTGTATTGTTGAAAAAAAATGTACGGGAGAAGAAAAACTTCTTCCTGGATTTTATCAGCCGGAATACGTTGCGCATTTTTAATTATTGCTTCCGGCATCGCCGCATCGCTGTGGTGACCTCGTTAATCGTACTGGTTTTCGGATTGTATTGCTTCCGTTTTCTGGGTACAGAATTTTTGCCACAGTTAAATGAAGGTGCTATCTATATCCGCGCTACAGGCCCCCTCAGTACCTCCCTGGAAGAATCCGTGAAGGTGGCTAATGATATGAGAAAGAAGCTGCTCGCCTTCCCGGAAGTAAAGCAGGTGATATCGCAAACCGGCCGGCCCAATGATGGTACAGATGCTACCGGTTTTTATAATATGGAGTTTCATGTAGACATCTACCCGCAAAAGGAATGGAAGAGCGGTATTACCAAAGAGGCGCTGATCCGCCGTATGGATAGTAAGCTGGACAACATTCCCGGTATCACCCTGAATTTTTCCCAGCCTATTATGGATAATGTGGAAGAAGCGGTATCCGGTGTGAAAGGGTCGATCGTCGTGAAATTATTTGGCGATGATTTTAAACTGATAGAAGAGAAAGAGGAGGCGATGGAGAAAATATTGAAAGGTGTGCATGGTATTGAAGATTTGGGTATTCTGCGGAATATTGGTCAGCCGGAGCTGCGCATTAACCTGAACCAGCAGAAGATGGCGCTCTATGGCGTTACTACGGAGGATGCCAATTCGGTGATAGAAATGGCGATTGGCGGCAAGGGCGCTACCCGTATCTATGAAGGAGAGAAAAGTTTTGATCTTCGTATACGCTATCCTGAGAGTTTCCGGGAGAACGAAGAATCTATTGGTAACCTAACGATACCGACTATACGTGGTAATAAGATACCCCTGAAAGAAATAGCGGAGATTGATCATATCATTGGCCCCAGTATGATTTACCGGGATAAACATATGCGTTATGGCGCTATAAAATTCTCTGTGCGCGGACGTGATCTGGGAAGTACGATCGCAGAAGCGCGGGAAAAAGTGAATGCACAGATCAGCCTGCCGAAAGGCTACACCCTGGAGTGGGCGGGCGATTTCGAGAACCAGCAGCGAGCTACCAAACGCCTGATGCAGGTAGTGCCTATCAGTTTGCTGCTGATATTCCTGATCCTTTTTATCCTCTTCGGGAAAGTAAAAGATGCGTTGCTGGTACTCAACAATGTGCCATTCGCTATCATCGGCGGCATATTCTCTTTATGGCTGACGGGAATGAACTTCAGTATCTCCGCGGGTATCGGCTTTATCGCCTTGTTCGGGATCTGTGTACAGAATGGGGTGATCCTGTTGTCAAAATTCAAAACCAATGTGCGGATGATGCATAAAGGTGCCACATTCAGCCTGGCGCATGCCATCCGGGAAGGCGTGGAATCGAGGGTGCGTCCTGTTATCATGACTGCTATGATGGCTGCTATTGGATTGCTACCGGCCGCCACCAGCATGGGTATTGGCTCAGAAACCGCTAGGCCGCTGGCACGTGTGGTCATAGGCGGATTGATAACAGATACAGTGTTTAACCTGTTCATCTTCCCCATTATCTTTTATTGGGTGTACAACAGGATGTTGCGGAAAGGCAAAGGGGGGCCGGCTTTAAGTTAGTATGTTTTATATGAGAGGAAAGGGCTGCTTCAACAGGATGTTGGGCAGCCCTTTTTAAATAGTTATTCTTCTGCCGGTGGCGCCGGCAGCTTTGCTTTTTTTACTTTCACTTTTTCTTCATCTCCCAATAGTATTGCCCATGGATGCATTTGCTCGATATTTTCAAATACAATCTTCATAATAGCAATAATAGGGATGGCGAGAAACATACCAGGTATGCCCCACAGCAAATTGCCCAGCACCACACCAATGATCGTTACCAGTGCGTTGATCTTTACTTTGGAACCTACGATGCGCGGTAGCAGTACGTTGCTGTCCAGCAGGTGAACAAGAAAGAGCGCAACACCTACCTGTATGGCGGCTATTGGCGCACCGGTCGTTAATGTTACCAGCATGCTGAGAATCAGCGCGGTGAAGATACCGATGTAGGGAATGATATTAAAAATGGCGGCCATTACCCCCAGCAGGATGGCGTATTTTATACCCAGTATTAAAAACAGGGAAGTATTCAGAATGGCTACCACCACCATTTCTATCATCAATCCGCCTACATAGCTCTTGATCACAGAACGGGTCCGTGCTACTACATTCAGTAATTTCTCGCGGTGCTTTTCCTGGAAAAGTCTGACCAGGAAAGTAACCAGTCTTCTGCGGTAAAAAAGGATGAAGAAAGAATATAGTAAAACAAATACGATGAAGATCAGGAGAGACGAAAGTGATAAAAATGTTTGACTGATAAAACTGGTAGCTGTGCCCAAAGTGCCCATGGCAGCCTTTTCCAGGTAACTCATCTGGGTGTTGGAATTGATATGGAATTTAGTATCTATCCAGTCCTGCAACGATGTTACGGTCATCATCAGTTTCTTTTCCAGCTCTGGAAAATCTGAAATAAATGCTTCCATTTGTTTTCCCAGCAATAGCATGAGCAGAATGATACTGATGATAAATAGCAACACGGCTGTAAAGGCGGCCAGCCCGCGGGGGAAGCGGCATTTTTCCAGCAGGTGTACCAGCGGCAGTAACATGATGGCAATCAGCATCGCAAAGATCAGCGGGATAATAATTTCACTGCCTATATGAGCGATGTATATCATCAGGATGATAGACAACAGGGTAAAGGTCAGTCTCGCATTAAACGGGAGCTTCAACTCGTTCATGGATTTGCTAGTTTTATTCAAATTTATTAAATATCAGCTGTTTCCGCATTAAAGTTTATTTAATGCTGGTAAGGTGACGAAAAGATTACACATCCTTAAAAGCATTTGTTATTTTGTTGTTATGCTTGAAAATCCCGTTGATATGAAAAAACTGTTTGTATTATTATTGGTTTGTTGCAGTACCCTCTCTTTATCCATTGCAAAAGCTTTGCCAACAGATACACTACCTGTTCGCGGATTTTGTATCGCGGCGCCTTCTGCGGAGAAGCTGGCTCCTTTCCTGAAATTTATTCATGAAGAGCTGGCACCCCGCCATATTAACACGCTGGTGCTGCGGGTAGATTTTAACTATCAATTTAAGTCGCACCCGGAGTTGCGCGATGCAGGTGCTTTGTCGGAGCAGCAGGTAAAGCAGCTGGTGCAGGCCTGCCGGGAGCATCATATCCGGATCATTCCACAGATCAATCTGCTGGGGCATCAGTCGTGGGCCGGTACAACCACCAACCTGTTGAAAGTATATCCTGATTTTGATGAAACACCCTGGGTAAAGATGCCGGCCAAATATGAATGGCCTAATCCTGATGGATTGTATTGCAAGAGTTATTGTCCGTTGCATCCGGGTGTGCATAAAGTAGTATTTGAGTTGGTAGATGAGATTTGTGATGTGTTTGAAGCCGATGCTTTTCATGCCGGTATGGACGAAGTATTTTACATAGGGGAGGCGAAATGTCCGCGTTGCGGGGGCAAAGACAAGGCGGAACTGTTTGCCGGTGAGGTGTGGACGATCCGCAATCACCTGGCGCAGAAAGGCCGTTCTTTATGGATCTGGGGTGATCGCCTGATCGATGGAAAGACCACCGGTATGGGTATGTGGGAAGCCAGTATGAATAATACCTATCGCGCGGTAGATCTGGTACCCAAAGATATTATGGTATGCGACTGGCATTACGAGCGTCCGGATAAAACGCCGGTATACTTTGCCATGAAGGGTTTGCAGGTGGTTACCTGTCCATGGAGGATGCCTGCCAATGCCAGGTTGCAGCTAAAGGATATGTATGACTACCGGGAAACGGCCACCGCTGAAATGAAGCCACGTTACCAGGGCATGATGCAAACAATATGGTCAGATGCCGGCCATTTCCTGGATGAATTTTATGGTCGTGGCAACCCGGGTAAGGATACGGTGAATACGAGCGCCAATTGCTTCCGTGCCCTGTTTGCGAAGTAAGAAAAGGTGGTTAATAATGTTTTCTCAGTAAAGGAATAAAAATTTCGCAGCGAGTGGTGCCATGAAGGGAGATGAAGAAGTGATTACCACTCATCTTAAAGATACCTTCCTTACAGTTCCGGTTGATGAAATTATACATGGGAATGCCTGCTGTAGCGAAGTCCATGGGTACGGGCAGTTTCAGGTACGATCCGCCGGGAATCCTTTTTTTCATCAGGTAGCTGTAGCGTTCAGCCATTAGCTGGTGTACTGTAGTACTGGTAATGGGAATACTGATCCCCGCAAATATGGACAGTTTTTCATAATCTGTAACCGGTACAGCGTCCAGTGTGCCCGTAATTACATTGAGTTGTGGGAGGTTCAGCTGTTGCAGTATTTTAGTGAATGCATGCTGGTACCTGTTCATCCGGGCGATCATTTCGCCAATAGGATCCCGTCCGTCTGACAACAATGAATAATACAGGATGCAGTCTGGCAAGTGTACTTTTTCACCCCGGTCATAATTAAAGATGTTGGAGAAGATATCGCCGCCGGCAGCGATGGTGATTGTTTCTACAATCTGTATAGTCCTTTTTTCATTGGGTAGTTCCGAAATGCGGCGAAATTCTTTGGGGCTTTCCTTGAAATGTTGTTTGAATGCCTTGCTGAAAGCTGCCGTGGTAGAGTATCCGCATAGATCTCCTACCTCCCCGATATTATGCCCGCTGTGCCGGAGCAAACCGGCTGCCAGTTCCAGGCGATGTCTTTTCACATAGTGCCAGAACGGTTCTCCCATACAGTCGGCGAAGTTGTGATAAAAATAGGAATAGGAAATTCCCAGACGCTCTGCTACATCTTTGATGCTAAAGGGATCTCCTACATGGTCATCTGCATAAGATAATCCCTGTAAAGCCAGCTGCTCAAGTTGTTGCCTGGTGGTGGTAGCCAATTTAGATTGCTTTTTTTGGTTATTCAAGGGATTCGTCAGCCAGGCTTAATAACTTGATAAAACGGGCGCCTGGCTATATTCACGGATACAGCAATTTAATTTTTTTATCATCATCAGCGATAATTTTTTTATGATGAATTTGATGTATTGATTATCAGTTTGATAGGAAGATAAATATATTTAATATTTTTTTAATGCATGTCTGTATTGATAAATTTGTCAGCAGAACTTGCGTAAAAAAGCCAAAATGGACAAACTGGGATCATTTTGATTATATAACTTTAAAATAAGGCCTTTCACCCAAAACAACCATCGGACCATTGCGTACCCAACTGCCATTTACCTTATTTGTCCTATCGATCCTGTTATGGGGTTGCGCAAGTCGCAACGCCGTTCCATTAAGCCGATGGCAGCAAGAGCAGGTTAGTGGCAGTCATCCGGTTCTCTTACTTACTTTAATATTGCTGATCATCTCTTTATCATTATTCCTGTTTCTTGGTTGGGTAATATTATTACGCAACAGTAAAGCATTACAGATTGCACAGATTAATCTGCTGCAACAGGAGCTGAAAGCGGCTTCCCTGGTTTCCGAGCTGCGGGAGGTGTCGGAAAAGTACCAGGTACTGGAAGATGAGTTGCATGATGCGCAGCACCAGCTGCGTAAAGGGAAAAACAGCAGCAGGGGGAGCGGGCATGACCCCGGCTGAAATTTAAGCGCACCTGTTTTGCTGTTTTTGCAGGTATTTAAGTAGGTTTGTTACCATGCAGGTAGTTTTTCAAATCACTTCATCTGTGGCAGAAGCACAGAAAGCCATGTTGGGGCAACTCAACAACCTCCTTCAGTATTTCCAGGAAAAACAAACACGTATAGCCGTTGAGGTAGTGGTACACGGGGATGCATTCAATTTATTGCTGACGAGCGGTAATCCCTTTGCAGACAAGGTACAGGCGTTGCAGGAAAGATCGGTAAAATGGCTGATCTGCCGTAACACTATGCGTGGGCATCAGCTGGATAGCCAACAGTTATTTTCTTTTGTGGAGATCGTACCGGCAGCCATTGCACACCTGGTAGAGCGGCAGGCAGAAGGCTGGTCTTATATCAGGTGTTAGTGTAATTCTTATTACTTAATTGGTTTATTAGTTTATTTTTACATCTTTAACGGTGGATTTAACGGTGATCCTTAAACGACAATCTTGCTTTCTAAGCAGGCATACCAAATAAAACTACCGGTAACAACGTTAAATTAAGACGCTATTCAAAGGACTAACCTCTTAAAACAAAATACATTGAAATTCACAAAATCTACCGGAATACTGTTGTTATTCATGGCAGTACCTTTTATCAGCCTGGCGCAGGATTGGCATGTAGGCGCTTTCCTGGGTGCGAGTAATTACAGCGGTGACCTCACCAAACAAAGGGTGGATATGAAATACACCCGGCCAGCACTGGGGTTGCTGGTAAGAAGAGATATCAACCGGTACCTCACCATACGAGCGGCCTTTACCTGGGGGATTGCTACCGGCGCTGACAGTACCAGCACCGATAAATTCCTGCTGGCAAGGAACCTGAGCTTCAAAACCAACATCTTTGAAGGTAGCCTCATCGCTGAATTCAATTTCCTGGACATAGAAGAGAAACACTTTACTCCCTACGTTTTTGCCGGGATAGGTGGTTTCGGATTTGATCCCACTGCCAAAGACGTTTCCGGTAACCGGGTCCGGCTACGCCCCCTGGGCACAGAGGGACAGGGCCTGCCGTCATATCCTGACCGGCAGCCGTATGATCTCTTTTCCTTTTCCTTCCCGTTTGGAGCTGGTGTAAAAGCGATCCTGAATGACCGCTGGACAGTAGGCTTTGAAATAGGGTTACGGCCTACGCTCACCGATTACCTGGATGATTTAAGCAGAAATTATGTAGATCAAAATACTTTACTGGCCTATCGTGGTCAAAAATCTGTAGATATGGCCTACCGCGGCGATGAAGTAAGCGGCAAGCAGACTCCCGGTGTATACCCGGCTGATGGCAGTCAACGGGGTTCTCCTAAATACAAAGACTGGTACTCCTTTTCCGGGGTAACCATCACCTACCGCCTTGGCAGTGGCAATGGATGGGGAAACCAGAAATCGCTGAGATGCCCGGTGTTCCGCTAGAGACCAGGATTAAAGGATGATAAGATTTTACTAGATGGGCGTTTTGTTGTTTATAATTTAAAACAGCAAAACGCCCATCTAGTAAAATCTTATCATCCTTTAATCCTGGTACTTTTGGCATAGTTGTTGAATTTATCTGTTTAAACAGGT
The Chitinophaga sp. MM2321 DNA segment above includes these coding regions:
- a CDS encoding CusA/CzcA family heavy metal efflux RND transporter is translated as MNRFIKKVLAFSLSNKYFIFFATAVMAVAGYISFKQIGVDAFPDVTNTSVTIITQWQGRSAEEVEKFVTRPIEIAMNRAQKKTHIRSSSLFGLSVIKIIFDDDVDDVFARQQINNNITSASLPEGADPEIQPPYGPTGEIYRYTLESNKLSVQELKTLQDWVIDRNLLSVPGVADIVSFGGEVKIYQVTINPDKAVQYDITAQEMFQALSKSNINVGGDVIVKNAQAYVVRGIGILNNVDEIKNIIVDHIGGTPILVKDVAEVTISALPRLGQVGRDRDHDVVEGIVVMRKGENPAVVIKDLKEKITELNTRILPDDVKIKSFYNREDLIDFSTHTVLHNMIEGIIFVTVIVFLFMADWRTTVIVSVVIPLSLLFAFICLRMKGMSANLLSMGAIDFGIIIDGAVVIMEGIFVTLDKRAHQLGMDRFNKVSKMGMIRRACMENGKGIFFAKLIIITGLLPIFTFEKVEGKMFSPLAWTLGFALLGALVLTFTLVPALASVLLKKNVREKKNFFLDFISRNTLRIFNYCFRHRRIAVVTSLIVLVFGLYCFRFLGTEFLPQLNEGAIYIRATGPLSTSLEESVKVANDMRKKLLAFPEVKQVISQTGRPNDGTDATGFYNMEFHVDIYPQKEWKSGITKEALIRRMDSKLDNIPGITLNFSQPIMDNVEEAVSGVKGSIVVKLFGDDFKLIEEKEEAMEKILKGVHGIEDLGILRNIGQPELRINLNQQKMALYGVTTEDANSVIEMAIGGKGATRIYEGEKSFDLRIRYPESFRENEESIGNLTIPTIRGNKIPLKEIAEIDHIIGPSMIYRDKHMRYGAIKFSVRGRDLGSTIAEAREKVNAQISLPKGYTLEWAGDFENQQRATKRLMQVVPISLLLIFLILFILFGKVKDALLVLNNVPFAIIGGIFSLWLTGMNFSISAGIGFIALFGICVQNGVILLSKFKTNVRMMHKGATFSLAHAIREGVESRVRPVIMTAMMAAIGLLPAATSMGIGSETARPLARVVIGGLITDTVFNLFIFPIIFYWVYNRMLRKGKGGPALS
- a CDS encoding AI-2E family transporter, giving the protein MNELKLPFNARLTFTLLSIILMIYIAHIGSEIIIPLIFAMLIAIMLLPLVHLLEKCRFPRGLAAFTAVLLFIISIILLMLLLGKQMEAFISDFPELEKKLMMTVTSLQDWIDTKFHINSNTQMSYLEKAAMGTLGTATSFISQTFLSLSSLLIFIVFVLLYSFFILFYRRRLVTFLVRLFQEKHREKLLNVVARTRSVIKSYVGGLMIEMVVVAILNTSLFLILGIKYAILLGVMAAIFNIIPYIGIFTALILSMLVTLTTGAPIAAIQVGVALFLVHLLDSNVLLPRIVGSKVKINALVTIIGVVLGNLLWGIPGMFLAIPIIAIMKIVFENIEQMHPWAILLGDEEKVKVKKAKLPAPPAEE
- a CDS encoding family 20 glycosylhydrolase, encoding MKKLFVLLLVCCSTLSLSIAKALPTDTLPVRGFCIAAPSAEKLAPFLKFIHEELAPRHINTLVLRVDFNYQFKSHPELRDAGALSEQQVKQLVQACREHHIRIIPQINLLGHQSWAGTTTNLLKVYPDFDETPWVKMPAKYEWPNPDGLYCKSYCPLHPGVHKVVFELVDEICDVFEADAFHAGMDEVFYIGEAKCPRCGGKDKAELFAGEVWTIRNHLAQKGRSLWIWGDRLIDGKTTGMGMWEASMNNTYRAVDLVPKDIMVCDWHYERPDKTPVYFAMKGLQVVTCPWRMPANARLQLKDMYDYRETATAEMKPRYQGMMQTIWSDAGHFLDEFYGRGNPGKDTVNTSANCFRALFAK
- a CDS encoding AraC family transcriptional regulator, whose protein sequence is MATTTRQQLEQLALQGLSYADDHVGDPFSIKDVAERLGISYSYFYHNFADCMGEPFWHYVKRHRLELAAGLLRHSGHNIGEVGDLCGYSTTAAFSKAFKQHFKESPKEFRRISELPNEKRTIQIVETITIAAGGDIFSNIFNYDRGEKVHLPDCILYYSLLSDGRDPIGEMIARMNRYQHAFTKILQQLNLPQLNVITGTLDAVPVTDYEKLSIFAGISIPITSTTVHQLMAERYSYLMKKRIPGGSYLKLPVPMDFATAGIPMYNFINRNCKEGIFKMSGNHFFISLHGTTRCEIFIPLLRKHY
- a CDS encoding DsrE family protein, whose protein sequence is MQVVFQITSSVAEAQKAMLGQLNNLLQYFQEKQTRIAVEVVVHGDAFNLLLTSGNPFADKVQALQERSVKWLICRNTMRGHQLDSQQLFSFVEIVPAAIAHLVERQAEGWSYIRC
- a CDS encoding DUF6089 family protein, which encodes MKFTKSTGILLLFMAVPFISLAQDWHVGAFLGASNYSGDLTKQRVDMKYTRPALGLLVRRDINRYLTIRAAFTWGIATGADSTSTDKFLLARNLSFKTNIFEGSLIAEFNFLDIEEKHFTPYVFAGIGGFGFDPTAKDVSGNRVRLRPLGTEGQGLPSYPDRQPYDLFSFSFPFGAGVKAILNDRWTVGFEIGLRPTLTDYLDDLSRNYVDQNTLLAYRGQKSVDMAYRGDEVSGKQTPGVYPADGSQRGSPKYKDWYSFSGVTITYRLGSGNGWGNQKSLRCPVFR